CGATCGTGCGAGGCCCCCCGTCGCGGTCTCGTACACGTTCACACTCCGGTCGTTACTCGCGGCCGCGAGGTAGCGCCCCGTCGGATCGAACGCCAGCCCCGTGAAGTGCCCCTTTCCCGCCCCGCGAATCTTCTGCGGCTTTCGAGTGAGGTCGCGGGCATCCCACACCAACAACGACGGTCCGCCCCGAACGACAAGACTCGCTCCGTCCGGGGAAAACAGGAGCTGGTCCACGGTCCGTCCGGGGATCGGAATCTTCCCGTGAACGGCACCGGTACCGGGGTCGCGGGTCACCAGTTCGTACACCTGGTCCCGGACGGCGATACCGCCCTCAATGTCGTGAGTGACGAGAAGTTCTTCGTTCGGGGCGCACGCGATCTGCGACGTGTAGAAGCGCCTCGCAGAAGGCGCGATTTCCCATTCCTCGGTAGGTGCGCCCGCGGGCGGGTGCCGCCAGCGCACGATCCGACTCGTTTGCCAATCTGTTCTGTAACCGTACCCGACGAACCACTCACCGGAAGGGTGCGTTCCCAGAACGAACGAGTTCCCGCCACGAAGCCCCAACGAGGTTAGGCCCTCGCTCGCCAGATCAACCGCAAAATACCGCGACGTGTGTTCGTCGGGGTAATCGTACCCGGTCCCGACGTAGAGCCACCGACCCGCCGGGTTGACCGCAAACCCGGCAATCAGCTGATCGGAAAACAGTTGCGAAACCGGGTTAGGTCCGCCGGCCAAGTCCCAGACGTCGATGCCCCGATTGTCGGGTTTGTAGCGGAGGTCGGGAACGTTGCTCCCCGCCGCAAACAGTCGCCGACCGTCGCGGGCAAAGGCGACCTGATCGACGACCCGCATCCGGCTGGTTAGGAACCGCATCCGTCGTCCTCACTGACAACCACACAGGGTGAGCCTCGTCTGCACCAAGAGTCGATCCGTCACAACCGGAGAAAGAAGCATTTCCGCTTGCAATTTGATATTTTGTACACTATGATTAAGGTGTGGGATTCTGGCTCTGCCGTGTGTCTCGGTCATACCCACTCAGCGACGTCCAAAATGGTAACCGATGTTAGCCTCCGAACGGGATTCCGGGAGTAACACGCATACAAAAAGCCGGAAAACTAAGTATTTCGCTACACGCGACCGAGAGCAGAGGCTGCTTCGACCCAGAATGTTAGCAAATGTTAGCCCGCGAATTTCATCCCTCAGCGTTTGAGGTGAACAGCACCGGAAGAGGTTAGCGACAAAGCTCTTGCGAATACCAACGTAACCGACCCGAAGCCCCCGGTCGCGACTCGTCCCGTGCGAGACGCGACCGGGGGCTTCTTCATACGTTGACAGAAATTTCTCCACCCGCTCGCCCGGGTTTTGTTATGTCCGCCGCGAATCGCTACCTCGTGTCCTTCGACGCACGCGACACGTTCCACCGGTTCGCGGACGTCCTCATCATCGGCGCGGGAATCGCCGGGCTGCGTGCCGCGCTCGAAGTACCTTCGGACCTCTCAGTGCTCGTCGTCACGAAGGACCGCGTGACCGAGAGTAACAGTTCCTACGCGCAGGGCGGGATCGCGGGCGTGCGCTCCCCCGAGGACACGTTCGAGAACCACGTCGAGGACACGCTTGTCGCGGGCGATGGACTGTGCGACCGCGAGGTAGTGGAACTCGTGGTCCGCGAGGCACCGCATCAGATCGAAAAACTGATCGAGTTTGGCACGAAGTTCGACGAAGAGAACGGCCAACTGGCGCTCACTCGCGAGGGCGGGCACAGTCACCGGCGCATCGTCCACGCACTCGGTGATTCGACTGGCTTCGAGATGATGCGGGCCACCATCGCTTACGCGCGCACGCGGCCCAATATCCGCATCTGGGACGACACCTTCACCATTGATCTGCTCACGCACGAGGGCGCGTGCTGCGGGGCCGCGGTCGCGCGCAACGGGATGGGCAAATTCCTCATCTGGGCGAAGCAAGTGATTCTCGCGTCCGGCGGGTGCGGGATGGTGTACCGCGAAACGACGAACCCACCCGTCGCAACCGGCGACGGGATGGCCGCGGCGTACCGGGCCGGCGCGGAACTCCGAGACATGGAGTTCATGCAGTTCCACCCCACGGTGCTCTACGTCGCGGGTTCGGCGCGCTACCTCATCAGCGAGGCGGTACGCGGCGAAGGCGCGTACCTGCGGGACGTGAACGGCGAGCGTTTCATGCCCGCGAGCGACCCGCGTGCCGAACTCGCACCGCGCGACGTGGTGGCCCGCGCCATCTTCCGCACGATGGAGAAGACGCAGCACCCGAACGTCTATCTCGATCTCGCGCACCTCGACCCGGCAATGGTCCTGAACCGGTTCCCCGGTATCAACCGCGTATGCAAGAGCTTCGGGCTGGACATCACGAAGGACCGCATCCCGGTGCGCCCCGGTGCGCACTACATGGTCGGCGGCGTGACCGTGGATCAACACGGGCGCACGACGGTGCCTGGACTGTGGGCCGCGGGCGAAGTGACCTCCAGCGGGCTACACGGGGCGAACCGGCTCGCGTCGAATAGTCTCATTGAGGGTTTGGTTTACGGCACGCTCTGCGGGCGCGGTGCGGCGGACGCGATTCGCAAGATGCCGCGTGACATGATTGCGTACCCGATCCGATCTGTGATTCCCCCCGCAGAAGAGGGCACAGGACTCGACACCGCGGACCTCGTGGCCTCGTTGCGGGCACTAATGGTGCGGAAAATGGGGATCGTCCGCGAGCGCACGCGACTGCTCGAAGCCAAAGAAGATTTGCGGTTCTGGTGCCGGTACGCGCTCTCCCGCGAATTCGACGGAAAGGCCGGTTGGGAGCTTCAAAACTTGCTCACGATCGCGCGTCTGATGATCGCGTCGGCCCTCACACGCGACGAATCACGCGGCACGCACTTCCGGAGCGACTTCGCCGCGCGCGACGACCAGCGATGGGGGCTGCGGCACGTCGCGTGCGAGCCGTTCGTCGCACTTTCTTGAAGTCTCCGCAATCCGGCACGAGGGGCGCTCCGTCTGGTCTGTATCGCCCGATTCACATCCGGGGATTCCCAATGAAAGTGTTCGTACTCGCGGTCGTGGTCCTGTTCGTACTCACGGCCGCGGTGTCTGCGGAAGACAAGAAGCCGGCCGGTCCCATCACCCTCACGCTGGTCGCGAAAACGGACAAGTACAAGTTCGACGGCGGCGGCAAAACAGCCGACGAATACAAGAAGGAACTGGAATCGATCGCGAAGAAACAGGCCGACGGCGAAGCGGTGCGTTCGCCCAAGCCCCCAGCAGTAGACCTCGTGCTCAAAATCACCAACACCTCGAAGGAAGAAGTCACGATTTACGTGGGCGGCGACTCGAACGTGTTCACGTTCGACCTGGCCGGTGGCCCCGGAACTGTGGCGATGAACAGCGGGCTGGCGTTCACCGCCGACTTCCGCCTGCCCAACGCAGTAACTCTGGCCGCGGGCAAGTCACACGAGATCCCGGTGAAGCAGCTATCGGACGGCAGCCGCGGTTCGTCGCGCTTCGTGTACTGGACCGGCCCGGGCGAGTACAAGCTCTCGGCCAAGTACCAGCTCTCCGACAAGGACGGCGGAAAGGGCGCAGAACTGACCAGCGAACCCGTGAAGATCACCGTCGAGAAGTAGGAAATGCGAGTGCTTCTAGGCGAACGACCGGTGCGAGCCGACCGGTAAAAACGCCCTGCTCTTCAGGAGCGCGGTTGAGCCGTACTGTCATTCTCACCGACCGGCTCACACCGGTCGTTCGCCCAGAAGCCTTGCCCCGATGCCGAACCCGCGGTTACCGATTGGTGTCTATCGGTGGACGCGATCTTCGCGTGACGCGCTTGACTCCGCCCGCGCGCGGTGTAACTTTACATCGACATCAAGAGAACCGAACCGTGTTCACCCCACGCACCCGAACCGCCGCGATCGCGATTCCCGCCGCGCCGGGCGTGCGCACCGTTGCCATTATTGCGACGGTCGTGGTTATTACCACCGGGTAACTTCGGGGTCGGTACTCTTGCCGCACGCACCCCGAAGCACCCGCTTCGGGGTTTTTCTTTTTGGGACGGGCGCTGCTCTCCCGCTGGTTTTGCCAGCGACCAACGGCACCCGAACCGAATCGCGTGAACGTCGCCGGGTTCCGTAGCTAACGTCTCCAGCCAAGAGCCACAGTCATGCGCGTCTCCATCTATGACACTACGCTCCGCGACGGGAGCCAGGGCGAGGGCGTGAACTTCTCCCTGCAAGACAAGCTGCTACTCACGCGGCGGCTCGACGAGATCGGCGTGGACTACATCGAAGGCGGCTACCCGCTATCGAACCCGAAGGACTTTGAATACTTCCAGGCCGTGCGCGAGATCTCGCTCAAGCACGCGAAGGTGTGCGCATTTGGGATGACGCGGCGGAAGAACGCACCGGCGGAAACGGACACCTGCCTGAAGGCACTGCTCGATGCCAAAACACCGGTCGTCACCATCGTCGGGAAGACGTGGGACTTCCACGTTACGGAGGTACTCGGCACCACACTCGATGAGAACCTGCGCATGATCGCCGATTCAGTGGCGTTCTGCAAAAGTCAGGGGCGCGAGGTGTTCTACGACGCAGAACACTTCTTCGACGGCTACCGCGCGAACCCCGAGTATGCGCTGAAGACACTCCAAGCCGCCGCGACCGCGGGCGCGAGCGTGGTGATCCTCTGCGACACCAACGGCGGGACAATGCCCGAGCGGATCGCAGAAGTGGTCGGGGCCGCGAAGCGCGCGGTGGCGTGCGAGGTGGGCATCCACTGCCACAACGACTGCGAGCTGGCGGTCGCGAACTCGCTCGCCGCGGTGCGGGCCGGTGCGTCGCAAGTTCAGGGCACAATGAACGGCATCGGCGAGCGCTGCGGAAACGTGGACCTGCTCAGCGTGATCGCGAACCTCGCGCTGAAGTACAAGTACGACGTGCTGACACCCGGGAGCCTCACGCGGCTCACGGAAACGTCGCGCTACGTCTACGAACTGGCGAACTTGAACCACCGCGTGGGGCAGCCGTTCGTGGGCGCCAGCGCGTTCGCCCACAAGGGCGGGATGCACACGCACGCGGTTGCAAAAGACCCGACGACCTACGAGCACATCACGCCCGAGGCCGTCGGCAACGAGCGCCGGATTCTGGTGTCCGAACTGTCGGGACAATCGACCATCCTGACCAAGACCGCGAAGTACGAGCTGAACCACGACAAGGCGCTGATGGCGAAGATCCTCAACGCGGTGCAAAACCTGGAGAACCAGGGGTACGAGTTCGAGGCGGCGGAGGCATCGTTCGACCTGTTGGTGCGCAAGGTCGCTAAGGAGCACAAGCCGTGGGAGGTCGATAAGAAATTGAAACTCTACCAGCCGTGGTTCGAGCGAGTTACGTACCGCGTTAACATCGAGGCCCGTGAGAACAACACGCCGATCACGGAAGCCACGGTCCGGCTGAAGATCGCGGGCCAGATCGAGCACACGGCGAGCGAGGGCGACGGTCCGGTCAACGCGCTCGACGGGGCGCTCCGCAAGGCACTCGTGCGGTTCTACCCGCGGCTCAACGAGATGCAGTTGGTGGATTATAAGGTCCGCGTCGTGAACCCGCGTGCCGGTACTGCGGCCCGGGTACGAGTAGTGATCGAATCGCGCGACGGCACGGACGTGTGGGGTACCGTGGGCGTAAGCGAGAACGTGATCGAGGCCAGTTGGCTCGCGCTGTGCGACGCGATCGAGTACAAGCTGTTCAAGGACGAGGAACGGGCCAAGCGGTAAACTCTTCCTCACCAAAACGATCCCGAAACACACCGGGAACGGAACCCCGTTCCCGAGGCAGTTTAGGTAACGACATGGCGACCGAACTCCCGAAGGCATACGACTCGAAAGCGGCCCAAGAGAAGTGGCTCACGTTCTGGGAGGAACGCGGCTACTTCCACAGCAAGCCGGATTCGACCAAGAAGCCGTTCACCATCGTAATCCCGCCGCCGAACGTGACCGGCGCACTTCACATGGGCCACGCGCTCAACAACACGCTCCAGGACGTGCTGATTCGCTGGCGCCGGATGCAGGGTTACAACGCGCTCTGGATGCCCGGCACGGACCACGCCGGGATCGCCACGCAATCCGTGGTGGAGCGGCTCGTGTTTACCCAGGAGAAGAAAACCCGGCACGACCTGGGGCGCGACGAACTGGTGAAACGCATTTGGGAGTGGAAGGACAAGTACGAGACGCGCATTCTCGGCCAACTCCGCGAAATGGGCGCGAGCTGCGACTGGAGCCGAACGCGGTTCACGCTCGATCCGGTGTGCGCCCGGGCCGTGCGCGAGACGTTCTTCCGCATGTTCCGCGACGGCTACATCTACCGTGGCAAGCGGTTGGTGAACTGGGACACGCACCTGCAAACGTCCGTGGCCGACGACGAGACATACACCGAAGACACCAAGAGCGGCTTTTGGACGTTCAAGTACGCCGTGGACGGTGCAGCCGATACCTTCATCTCGTTCAGCACCACGCGACCCGAGACGATGCTCGGCGACACCGCGGTGTGCGTGCATCCCAGCGACGAGCGGTACAAGGCGCTCATCGGCAAGTTCGTGGTGCAGCCGCACACCGGGCGCAAGATCCCGATCATCGCTGACGGCCAACTCGCGGACCCGACGCTCGGCACGGGCTGCGTGAAGGTGACGCCCGCGCAC
This region of Gemmata massiliana genomic DNA includes:
- the nadB gene encoding L-aspartate oxidase produces the protein MSAANRYLVSFDARDTFHRFADVLIIGAGIAGLRAALEVPSDLSVLVVTKDRVTESNSSYAQGGIAGVRSPEDTFENHVEDTLVAGDGLCDREVVELVVREAPHQIEKLIEFGTKFDEENGQLALTREGGHSHRRIVHALGDSTGFEMMRATIAYARTRPNIRIWDDTFTIDLLTHEGACCGAAVARNGMGKFLIWAKQVILASGGCGMVYRETTNPPVATGDGMAAAYRAGAELRDMEFMQFHPTVLYVAGSARYLISEAVRGEGAYLRDVNGERFMPASDPRAELAPRDVVARAIFRTMEKTQHPNVYLDLAHLDPAMVLNRFPGINRVCKSFGLDITKDRIPVRPGAHYMVGGVTVDQHGRTTVPGLWAAGEVTSSGLHGANRLASNSLIEGLVYGTLCGRGAADAIRKMPRDMIAYPIRSVIPPAEEGTGLDTADLVASLRALMVRKMGIVRERTRLLEAKEDLRFWCRYALSREFDGKAGWELQNLLTIARLMIASALTRDESRGTHFRSDFAARDDQRWGLRHVACEPFVALS
- a CDS encoding WD40 repeat domain-containing protein → MRFLTSRMRVVDQVAFARDGRRLFAAGSNVPDLRYKPDNRGIDVWDLAGGPNPVSQLFSDQLIAGFAVNPAGRWLYVGTGYDYPDEHTSRYFAVDLASEGLTSLGLRGGNSFVLGTHPSGEWFVGYGYRTDWQTSRIVRWRHPPAGAPTEEWEIAPSARRFYTSQIACAPNEELLVTHDIEGGIAVRDQVYELVTRDPGTGAVHGKIPIPGRTVDQLLFSPDGASLVVRGGPSLLVWDARDLTRKPQKIRGAGKGHFTGLAFDPTGRYLAAASNDRSVNVYETATGGLARSFSWDIGRMRSVAFSLDGLLMTAGSDVGQIVLWDIDL
- the cimA gene encoding citramalate synthase, whose protein sequence is MRVSIYDTTLRDGSQGEGVNFSLQDKLLLTRRLDEIGVDYIEGGYPLSNPKDFEYFQAVREISLKHAKVCAFGMTRRKNAPAETDTCLKALLDAKTPVVTIVGKTWDFHVTEVLGTTLDENLRMIADSVAFCKSQGREVFYDAEHFFDGYRANPEYALKTLQAAATAGASVVILCDTNGGTMPERIAEVVGAAKRAVACEVGIHCHNDCELAVANSLAAVRAGASQVQGTMNGIGERCGNVDLLSVIANLALKYKYDVLTPGSLTRLTETSRYVYELANLNHRVGQPFVGASAFAHKGGMHTHAVAKDPTTYEHITPEAVGNERRILVSELSGQSTILTKTAKYELNHDKALMAKILNAVQNLENQGYEFEAAEASFDLLVRKVAKEHKPWEVDKKLKLYQPWFERVTYRVNIEARENNTPITEATVRLKIAGQIEHTASEGDGPVNALDGALRKALVRFYPRLNEMQLVDYKVRVVNPRAGTAARVRVVIESRDGTDVWGTVGVSENVIEASWLALCDAIEYKLFKDEERAKR